Proteins co-encoded in one Arachis hypogaea cultivar Tifrunner chromosome 13, arahy.Tifrunner.gnm2.J5K5, whole genome shotgun sequence genomic window:
- the LOC112735141 gene encoding uncharacterized protein: protein MEESINQDLPRNNNAENNSASNERSLPPASSENQSQTSSVRGKTDPAWRYVALQNINGKPHYQCLFCLSTFGGGGINRMKKHLAKIGGDIKKCSKVPYDVEKQMEGLLKEIQKSKTSKRKVSFNEEGTDECEDAIDEAIAQEEQQTPSQLPTKEVVGGDPKKKAKIIIPPMFAPRTTPGSQPSLKSVFQNKEALHEVDKRVARWLLDCRIPFNAVMSPFFQDMLDGVAGFGPGYKGPSYDSLRVNLLADLKREYQMVVDSYRSAWKETGCTLMADGWTDQRQRTLINFLVYYSKGLCFVKSVDASSMVKNVSSLCDLFSEVIEWIGPDNVVHVVTDNAANYVAAGRLINKKFENIHWSPCAAHCLNLILKDISSMPNISSLATRASKITVFVYNHTVFLSWLRQKEDWREIVRPGATRFATVFLTLMSIFKRKSELQQLVVDTHFTGHKLGRSVNGRAVSAIILDNKFWDDCFTVCQIVSPLIKLLRLVDADDKPSLGIVYEGMLRSENGIKEMFKHRKSAYQPYTEIINSRWDKHLKKNLHAAAYFLNPDCFFSENYRESPDVMRALLDLVTLHCKVNNLDSVEAMKEIHIYRDRKESFDRPEVVPAAKKLQPDEWWRLFGSSAPCLQKMAVRILSQASASSGCERNWSLFDQIHTARRNRLEHDRLSDIVYVTYNLRLKSRKKRKQKSQYDPIDIETIDKVDFWVTEEVVEKEPDLPSNIEDLLDEIDADLDQGGGGGSTSTFYAAPLDAAMLCLVHLLGSSITTSNKLLTNAVNLIKNIEK, encoded by the exons ATGGAAGAAAGTATCAACCAAGACCTACCTAGGAATAATAATGCTGAAAATAATTCTGCTTCGAATGAACGTTCTCTTCCTCCTGCGAGTAGCGAAAATCAGTCACAAACTTCTAGTGTTAGGGGGAAAACTGATCCTGCTTGGAGATACGTTGCTTTACAGAATATAAATGGAAAGCCGCATTACCAATGCTTATTTTGTTTGAGTACTTTTGGGGGCGGGGGAATTAATAGAATGAAAAAGCATTTGGCGAAGATAGGTGGAGACATAAAGAAGTGTTCTAAGGTCCCGTATGATGTAGAAAAACAAATGGAAGGTTTGTTGAAAGAGATTCAGAAAAGTAAAACTAGTAAAAGGAAAGTAAGTTTCAACGAAGAGGGTACCGATGAGTGTGAGGATGCAATTGATGAAGCAATAGCGCAAGAGGAACAACAAACTCCGAGTCAGTTACCAACTAAGGAGGTTGTTGGAGGCGAtccaaaaaagaaagcaaaaatcatTATTCCTCCTATGTTTGCACCAAGAACAACTCCGGGAAGTCAACCAAGTCTGAAAAGCGTGTTTCAAAACAAAGAGGCGCTTCATGAAGTTGATAAGCGAGTGGCTAGATGGCTTTTGGATTGTAGGATTCCTTTCAATGCGGTTATGTCACCTTTTTTTCAAGATATGTTGGATGGTGTAGCTGGCTTTGGGCCTGGTTATAAAGGTCCTTCTTACGACTCTTTGAGGGTTAATTTATTAGCCGATCTCAAAAGGGAGTATCAAATGGTTGTTGATAGCTATAGGTCTGCTTGGAAAGAAACTGGATGTACTCTCATGGCTGATGGTTGGACAGATCAAAGGCAAAGAACATTGattaattttttggtttattaTTCGAAAGGGTTGTGCTTTGTGAAATCTGTAGATGCCTCAAGTATGGTTAAAAATGTTTCTAGCTTGTGTGACTTGTTTTCAGAGGTGATTGAATGGATTGGACCTGATAATGTTGTTCATGTAGTGACCGATAATGCTGCGAATTATGTTGCTGCTGGTAGGCTTATtaataagaaatttgaaaatattcaCTGGTCACCTTGTGCTGCTCATTGCTTGAATCTTATTCTAAAAGATATAAGCAGCATGCCAAATATTTCTAGCCTTGCAACACGTGCTTCGAAGATTACCGTGTTTGTATATAATCATACGGTGTTCTTGTCCTGGCTAAGACAAAAAGAGGATTGGAGGGAGATTGTTCGTCCAGGTGCAACTCGTTTTGCCACTGTCTTCCTCACATTGATGAGTATCTTTAAGCGCAAATCGGAATTACAACAATTGGTTGTTGATACACACTTTACCGGACACAAATTAGGAAGGAGTGTTAATGGGAGAGCTGTGAGTGCAATTATCCTAGACAATAAATTTTGGGATGATTGTTTTACTGTATGCCAAATTGTGAGTCCGTTGATTAAATTGCTGAGGTTGGTAGATGCCGATGATAAACCATCATTGGGAATTGTTTATGAAGGTATGCTGAGGTCAGAAAATGGAATCAAAGAAATGTTCAAGCATAGGAAGAGTGCATATCAACCTTACACAGAGATTATCAACTCAAGATGGGACaaacatttgaaaaaaaatcttcaCGCAGCAGCCTATTTCTTGAATCCTGATTGCTTTTTTTCTGAAAATTATAGAGAATCACCTGATGTCATGCGAGCTTTACTTGATCTTGTTACATTGCATTGCAAGGTTAATAATTTAGATTCAGTTGAGGCAATGAAAGAAATACACATATATAGAGATCGAAAGGAAAGCTTTGATAGGCCTGAAGTTGTTCCAGCTGCAAAAAAACTTCAACCTG ATGAATGGTGGAGGTTATTTGGTAGTTCTGCTCCATGTTTACAAAAAATGGCAGTTCGCATTCTTAGCCAAGCATCTGCTTCTTCAGGGTGTGAAAGGAATTGGAGTCTTTTTGATCAAATTCATACAGCAAGAAGGAATAGATTGGAGCATGATAGGCTAAGTGATATTGtgtatgttacatataatttgcgTCTTAAATCCAG aaaaaaaagaaagcaaaagtccCAATATGATCCAATCGATATTGAAACTATTGATAAGGTTGATTTTTGGGTGACGGAAGAGGTTGTTGAAAAAGAGCCTGATCTTCCAAGTAATATTGAAGACTTGCTTG ATGAGATTGATGCTGATTTAGatcaaggtggtggtggtggtagtactAGTACATTTTATGCTGCACCACTTGATGCTGCTATGTtatgtttg GTGCATCTTCTTGGTAGCAGCATCACCACCTCAAACAAACTTCTTACAAATGCTGTCAATCTGATCAAAAATATCGAGAAGTAA